GAAGAGCAGTTCACAGGCCGCATTCTGCCGGTTGACTGGGCTGTCGCCCGCGCCTGGGCAAGCATGACTGCTGGAGCTATTTCGGCTGGTAAGACCCTGGGTTACGCCGACTCGCTGATCGCTGCTACGGCCTGCACGCACGGGCTGATTGTCGTGACGCGCAACGTCGCAGATTTTCAGGCCGTCATGACAGACGTGGTCAACCCCTGGGAATGAAGGAGGCAAGATAGCTCATCCGCCCCTATCCAGCCTAGCCCCCGCTACCCCACTCCGCCCAAGCAGAAGCGGGGGCATTCTCACTAAACAGAAGGCCCCTCCTTCCCACTCCGCCCCCTGCCCAAGCTTGAGCGAGTGGGGTTGAGCCTTCGCTCGCTCCCACCACAGGCGAAAGGCGAAGCGGAGGACAAATGAGAATTAACTT
The sequence above is drawn from the Deinococcus detaillensis genome and encodes:
- a CDS encoding type II toxin-antitoxin system VapC family toxin codes for the protein MYLLDTNVVSERSKLQPDAKVMAWLGSHTVGQTYLSVISLAELEQGVLRLGNTKRARELQFFLRRIEEQFTGRILPVDWAVARAWASMTAGAISAGKTLGYADSLIAATACTHGLIVVTRNVADFQAVMTDVVNPWE